A window of Natranaeroarchaeum aerophilus contains these coding sequences:
- a CDS encoding translation initiation factor IF-5A, producing the protein MAKTQKEVRDLQEGNYLMMDDEPCKITAYSTAKPGKHGSAKARIEGKGVFDGQKRSLSQPVDAKIWVPIINRKQGQVVSVESADVAQVMDLETYETITIKTPGDVSLSPDDEIEYLEMESQRKIIES; encoded by the coding sequence ATGGCGAAAACGCAGAAAGAAGTCCGCGATCTGCAGGAAGGTAACTACCTGATGATGGACGACGAACCGTGCAAGATCACCGCCTACAGCACGGCCAAGCCGGGCAAACACGGCAGTGCAAAGGCCCGAATCGAGGGCAAAGGTGTCTTCGACGGCCAGAAGCGCAGCCTCTCTCAACCGGTCGATGCGAAGATCTGGGTCCCGATCATCAACCGGAAGCAGGGACAGGTCGTCAGCGTCGAGAGCGCGGACGTCGCACAGGTCATGGATCTGGAAACCTACGAGACGATCACGATCAAGACGCCCGGCGATGTCAGCCTCTCACCGGACGACGAGATCGAGTATCTCGAGATGGAAAGCCAGCGCAAGATCATCGAGTCGTAG